One Oxyura jamaicensis isolate SHBP4307 breed ruddy duck unplaced genomic scaffold, BPBGC_Ojam_1.0 oxyUn_random_OJ72813, whole genome shotgun sequence genomic window carries:
- the LOC118159955 gene encoding atrial natriuretic peptide receptor 1-like: MLAVLAALCGAGPGGRAAALTLAVVLPERNVSYPWAWPRVGPAVRLAAAAVNGRADLLGGHTLRWVFGSSEDRHGVCSEMAAPLAAVDLRLAHHPAAFVGPGCVYTAAPVARFTSHWRLPLVTAGAEAHGFDDKREEFGLTTRAGPSHRKLGELGVQLHRRFNWTRRALLVYWDEKLDDRPYFFAAEGLYVQLPTLRNLTVMDVVFRDKGNYSSIIQEIKQKGRSECGGGGARAAAAPHGRPGLSTGGRGSPGSRAAQHGWARLPSGGRGSPRPGTAP, encoded by the coding sequence ATGCTGGCGGTGCTGGCCGCGCTGtgcggcgcggggccgggcggccgGGCGGCCGCGCTGACGCTGGCGGTGGTGCTGCCGGAGCGCAACGTGAGCTACCCGTGGGCATGGCCGCGCGTGGGGCCGGCCGTGCGcctggccgccgccgccgtcaACGGGCGAGCCGACCTGCTGGGCGGCCACACGCTGCGCTGGGTGTTCGGCAGCAGCGAGGACCGGCACGGGGTGTGCTCCGAGATGGCCGCCCCGCTGGCCGCCGTGGACCTGCGGCTCGCCCACCACCCCGCAGCCTTCGTGGGGCCCGGCTGCGTGTACACGGCGGCGCCCGTGGCGCGCTTCACCAGCCACTGGCGGCTGCCGCTGGTGACGGCGGGGGCCGAGGCTCACGGCTTCGACGACAAGCGGGAGGAATTCGGGCTCACCACCCGCGCCGGGCCGAGCCACCGCAAGCTGGGCGAGCTGGGCGTGCAGCTGCACCGCCGCTTCAACTGGACCCGCCGCGCCCTGCTGGTCTACTGGGACGAGAAGCTGGACGACCGGCCGTACTTCTTCGCCGCCGAGGGGCTCTACGTCCAGCTGCCCACGCTGCGCAACCTCACCGTCATGGACGTGGTGTTCCGCGACAAGGGCAACTACTCCTCCATCATCCAGGAGATCAAGCAGAAGGGGCGCAGTGAGTGCGGGGGTGGCGGGGCACGGGCGGCCGCGGCTCCCCACGGGCGGCCGGGGCTCTCCACGGGCggccggggctccccggggTCGCGCGCGGCTCAGCACGGCTGGGCACGGCTCCCCTCGGGCGGCCGCGGCTCCCCACGGCCAGGCACGGCTCCCTAA